The following DNA comes from Deltaproteobacteria bacterium.
GATCGTCAATAAAATGCACGATCAAAGCCTCCAGAGTCTTCGGACGCTTTGGCGACCCAAACTCGTAAGTGCCGTGATGGCTCAGTATGAGATGCCGGAGTTCCATAGCCAAGTGCTCCGGGAATTCTTCTAAAGCGGCAATCTTGGCATCCAGCATTTCTATACCGATAACAATATGCCCGATCAGTCTGCCC
Coding sequences within:
- a CDS encoding HD domain-containing protein; the protein is GRLIGHIVIGIEMLDAKIAALEEFPEHLAMELRHLILSHHGTYEFGSPKRPKTLEALIVHFIDDLDAKVNAFQEFIVDSDDDSNWTPFHRLLERFIYKG